The following coding sequences are from one Phyllostomus discolor isolate MPI-MPIP mPhyDis1 chromosome 11, mPhyDis1.pri.v3, whole genome shotgun sequence window:
- the ZFP42 gene encoding zinc finger protein 42 homolog codes for MNASDNGSNVGVYFTSGLLSQSRCLLEIHPDHYYLEVVVASWCRPSGRKQQDDMEHQLNTQAKASGLSGPGEIDLTGDELEPVLQELPNVMQSCWDEDGDPETSSQAAEEEPTSDCYIECVIRSEFAELVKEEDMILTSFKYRKNGPEQAVPQQVPTTSSLAEDSLPCMTQGAKQEFSQQVVGEKSSVEYSEPAADKKHPRGEIPNTSNMWETNEDLQQLMGFVQNKPRENEGNHAPEKIVCPHRECAKLLKNRDSLRKHVLLVHGPRNHVCAECGKAFAEKSKLKRHFMVHTGERPFQCTFKGCGKRFSLAYNLRTHVRVHTGEKTYVCTFQGCLKRFSQSTNLKNHLLTHTKSKISGEGADGKLSLNGISILTNE; via the coding sequence atgaatgcCTCTGACAACGGCTCTAATGTTGGGGTATATTTTACCTCAGGGTTACTATCTCAAAGCAGGTGCCTGCTGGAGATTCACCCAGACCACTACTACCTGGAAGTGGTTGTCGCATCCTGGTGCAGACCTTCAGGGAGGAAGCAGCAGGACGACATGGAGCATCAGCTGAACACACAGGCAAAGGCAAGTGGACTAAGCGGCCCGGGTGAAATAGACCTCACTGGGGATGAGCTGGAACCAGTCCTGCAGGAACTTCCCAATGTCATGCAGTCCTGTTGGGATGAAGATGGGGACCCCGAGACTAGCTCTCAGGCTGCTGAAGAGGAACCCACCTCTGACTGTTATATAGAGTGTGTTATAAGAAGTGAGTTTGCTGAACTTGTCAAGGAAGAGGACATGATTCTCACGTCCTTCAAGTACCGGAAAAATGGACCAGAGCAAGCAGTTCCTCAGCAGGTTCCTACAACAAGCTCACTTGCTGAAGATTCCTTGCCATGCATGACACAAGGGGCAAAACAAGAATTTTCTCAACAGGTTGTTGGAGAGAAATCATCTGTTGAATATTCCGAGCCCGCGGCAGACAAGAAGCATCCTCGTGGAGAAATCCCCAACACTAGCAACATGTGGGAAACTAATGAAGATCTTCAACAGCTTATGGGATTTGTTCAAAATaagccaagagaaaatgaaggaaaccaCGCTCCAGAAAAAATCGTTTGTCCTCATCGTGAATGTGCAAAACTGCTGAAGAACAGAGATTCCCTGAGAAAGCATGTCCTCCTGGTCCATGGTCCCCGCAATCATGTGTGTGCAGAGTGTGGGAAAGCATTTGCTGAGAAGTCAAAACTAAAGAGGCATTTTATGGTTCACACCGGAGAGAGGCCTTTCCAGTGCACTTTTAAAGGGTGCGGGAAACGCTTTTCCCTGGCCTACAATTTGCGCACACATGTACGCgtccacactggggagaagacCTATGTGTGCACCTTTCAAGGCTGTCTTAAGAGGTTTAGTCAGTCAACTAACCTGAAAAATCACCTCTTAACTCACACCAAATCAAAGATAAGTGGTGAGGGAGCAGATGGAAAATTATCTTTAAACGGGATAAGCATTTTAACCAATGAGTGA